From Coregonus clupeaformis isolate EN_2021a unplaced genomic scaffold, ASM2061545v1 scaf0112, whole genome shotgun sequence:
ATGGAATCCCGCGGCGGACGGTACATGTTACAGTGGTGCCGTGACTCAGATCCCAGAGTTGATGTCTATCATCTGCTGAGGTTGCTGCGGAAAAGAAGGAGGTCAGAGGGAGGTGCATGTAGAGGATGGTAGCTAACGGATGCTAGCTTAGCATCACACATTGACACAATGATGATGATGTCACCTTCCCGGAGACCTGAGGTAGTGTCTCCCCCGTACCACAACAGCTCAGTTTTCTGTTTCTATAGCAGTATTAACGGAGACTATGGAGTACATTGTGTTGTTGTGAAACATGGTATCGAATCCTGGAGCGGACTGGTACATGTTACATGTGCGTGTCTTTGTGTTAGCTCAGCATACAGTGCTGTGCCATGAAATGTTCAGCTTCATCATTCTTCCACTTCTTCTGCCTTATTCTTCTGCTTACTTTGGTGTTGAGTTTTCCTGtaagtgtggttgtgtgtgtttgtgtgtgtgtgtgtgtgtgtgtgtgtgtgtgtgtgtgtgtgtgtgtgtgtgtgtgtgtgtgtgtgtgtgtaactgccCCCTGGTGTTTGTATGAGGTGTATGAGTTGTGTTGACGTCTGTGTCTCCACAGAGCCCCCGGTCACCATCACCAAGCTGCTGGACGACGTGCACGTAGTGGTGGGAGAGAAGGTGGAGTTTGAGTgtgaggtgtcagaggaaggagcCAACGTCAAATGGTGAGGGACTCATACTAATACCCTTTTTAGTCAAATGACTAAGTAACTAATCAatcaatctatctatctatcaatctCTGTTACAGCTgtggcatttgtgtgtgtatgtgtctctcacAACTGTTAAACACTAtttctatgtctgtgtgtgtttcaccCATTCTCaggatgaaagatggagttgagcTGACCAAGGATGGGAAGTACAGGATAAAGAAGGATGGGAAGAAACACACTCTGGTCATCAGTGAAGCAACCATAGAGGACATCGGAATGTACTATGTTTACACTAACGGGGGAGAATCCAAAGGAGAACTGGAAGTGGAAGGTACCACTTTCAGATATCATACAGTATACTAAAAAAGTTAATTTTTTATTAACTTCATTTTCGGAAGAGTCCGAaatgctttctctctctgctttcttttctgtctctttctgctttcttttctgtctctttctgttttcttttctgtctctttctgctTTATTTTCTGTatctttccctctccttcccttcatctctgCCCCTGGTGCTCAGCCAAGGAGCTGGAGGTTCTGCAGAGTATAGCTGACCTGTCGGTGAAGGCGTGTGAACAGGCCGTGTTCAAGTGTGAGGTGTCTGATGAGAAGGTGGTGGGCAAGTGGTTCAAGGACGGTGTGGAGGTCAAACCCGGCAACCGCATCAAGATGTCACACATCGGAAGGTATGGCGTCACATTGCTGGGGCTTTGGGGGGTCATTGAGTTTAAATAACTTCAGACAGGCTTGAACATCCTCAAATTCTCCTTCTCCATGGGACCTTGTCAGTACAGTACATATTCTATTTTTGACTTGATTTTGCATTATGGAGCATGTTGCAAGGGTAACTGTGCTTTGCATAATTGTGGGTCACTGCGAGTGTCTGTTGTCTCCTTGGTAACATTGGGTTGCCGTTTGTTCTCCAGGATCCACAAGCTGACGATTGATGACGTGAAGCCGCAGGACGAAGGAAACTACACCTTTGTCCCTGAAGGATACGCACTCTCCCTCTCCGCTAAACTCAACTTcattggtgagagagagagagagagagactctcctAAGTTTTACTGAGTACAATGAAGCAGAGCCTACATTTAAATGATACTGATTCATGTGTTTTCCCTGTTTCCCTCAGAAATCAAGATTGACTATGTTCCACGCCAAGGTAGGTGTGGCTATTGTCTCCTATCATCCGTTGGCGTTACCTATTTATTACACTGTATTTAATACTGTGATAATCACCCAGGACCACCCGTCCCTCACTGACATTCCTCCGCCCCTCACAGACCCTCCCAAAATTCACCTGGACACCAGTAGCACGGGCAGCAAGAACACTATTGTTGTGGTGGCTGGCAACAAGCTCCGCCTTGATGTGGAGATCACAGGAGAGCCTGTCCCCACCGTGTGTTGGATGAAAGGAGACACTGTGAGGATCTAGTATTTCTGTTACatcctcctcacacacacacatcaaacccCTGCCCCAGCATGCCTCTCTAAGGAAGGGGGGCATCAAAGGCAGGGTGTCACTCACATTAACCAACCATTAGACCATGCAAGACTCTGAGAGAAAGATGAAATAGTGTGTCCAGGTTACACCCAGTAGCTGAATCACCAGACAGTGTCAGTCCAGTAGTCTAAGTGCCCTCCCTGTTCCTGTCTCTAGGTGATATCGGAGGCGGAGGGCAGAGTGAGGGTGGAGACCAGGACCACTCTGAGCAGCTTTGTCATTGAGGGGGCGGAGAGGCCAGACGAGGGCCGGTACTCCATCATAGTGACCAACCCAGCCGGAGAGGACAGGGCTGAGCTCACCATCAAGATCGTTGGTCAgtggtactctctctctcctctctcccctctctctttccagtcTACTACTCTCCCCTCTTCACTTCTGTCCCCTTGCCTTTCCTGCTCTCCTCTTTCCCCCAcatctccctgctctctcctttttctctctctataaTTTGTTCTCCCCTTCTTATGCAATAGAGGTaaacatatatttaaaaaacaattCAGTAAGAGTGATTCAATAATAGATGTGACATTAATTGACATTAAGTTAGAACCCATTCTGAGCTGGTGAGAACATAGCCACCCCTATGTCCTGTCCTGACTgtttctcctgtcccctccagaTGTGCCTAACCCTCCAGAGAACGTCAAGTGTATGGGAGTTGGCGAGGACACAGCCACCATTACATGGGATCCCCCCAAATTTGATGGGGGTTCGCCCGTCAAAGGTGCACCTTTCCTATTTTTACATCTATCTATTAAGCTATCAATCTCTCTTTCCTCATGGTTATCAGCTATCTGTTAATCTCTCTCATTACATTGGTAAAATCTAATGATGTCGTTCTGTGATGATGTCGCTCTATGATTATGTAATGTCGCTCTGTGATGTCACTCTGATGATGTCAGACTGTAATGATGTAATGTTGCTCTGTGATGATGTCACTCGCAGGCTACCTGATGGAGAGGAAGAAGCAGGGTTCCTCCAGGTGGACCAAGCTGAACTTTGAGGTGTTTGAGTCAACCACGTACGAGGCTAAGAAGATGATTGAGGGTGTTTTTTATGAGATGAGGGTGTTTGCTGTCAATGGGATCGGCATCTCCCAGCCCAGCGGCAACTCCAAGCCCTTCATGCCCATCGGTGGGTAGACACTTATTACTAGAGCAGTGGAGAGGAGCCTTTCAATCTCCTGATACTCTACTTATACAGTttacctctgtcttcctctccttttatctattctctctctgcctctgtctctcagcCCCTACCAGTGAGCCCACTCGTCTGACGGTGGAGGATGTGACAGACAGCACCTGTGCCCTGAAGTGGCGTCCACCAGAGAGGGTTGGAGCAGGGGGCGTTGACGGGTACATAATCGAGTGGTGCAAAGAAGGAGGTGAAGGAGGATTTTGGGGTTGCAGAATAATATTATAATTTCTTCTAATTCACTAATCTCTCCCATAAAATTCCTCTGTAGAATTCCTATAAAACTCTATAGATAAACCATCTCATTTCTAAGTGGATGATAATGAATGCTCTTCTGCTATTGGTCCATCCCTTAGAGGATAACTGGGTGGTGGCCAATAAGGAGCCAGTGGACAAGAACACGTACCGTGTGAAGGGGCTGCCAACAGGAGAGAAGCTCTTGTTCAGAGTGGTGGCTATGAATATCGCTGGACGCAGCCCCCCCTGCACCTTGAAACAGTCTGTCACCATCAGAGAGATCATGGGTCAGACTCACACGCTTGCatggacgcacgcacacacacacttctccatagacctctgacacacacagtaaacacacCCACTTCCATTACTTCTATGTTGAcattcctctctgtctccctccatgtctcagaGTACCCAAAGATCCGCCTGCCTCGCCAGCTAAGAACCAAGTTCATCAGGAAAGTGGGCGAGAAGATCAACTTGGTCATCCCCTTCCaggtctgagaacagccagcacCACACAGTAGTAACCTTCCCCGGGCTAGAGACAGGGCTGACTTCATGTTAGCTGGGTCTCAGTGTGTGAAAAGAAGAGCAAACATTGTCCTGTAATGCCAAAACTAAACAGTCAGAAAATGAGATATTCTTGCCAGTCAACACCTTTCTCTCTTTTGGGTGttcctcctccacttctcctgtaGCAGCGTCTCACTCTTTAATTCAGTAAATATTTTTCCCCCCAGGGGAAGCCTCGCCCCGTGGTCAACTGGTTGAAAGACGGTGAGCCCCTGGAGAATAAATCGGTGGGCATCCGCACCAGTGACTTTGACACCATCCTGTTCATCCGCTCGGCAGAAAGGGACCACTCTGGGAAGTACACCCTGTCTGTCCAGATAGACAACATGCAGGACAAGGCTGACATACACATCCAGGTCGTAGGTCAGTCACTGGCACCAACATCATtggggatctggtcaaaagtagtgcactatatagggaatagggttccatttgggatgcaagctaTATATAACTGTATGTCTCCGCTCACCCTTCAGTGACTATACCTAGTATGTTTTACTACTTATTACAGTCAAATATGGAGCCAGTATGATGCAATGACTTAAATCTAGGATGACACCCCAGAGTTTAATTTGATGATAATTCCTCATTTAATCCTCGGAGGGGATCTAAGACTCCAAAGGAGGGTGGGAATCATCAAAGAGGCTGAttagtctcttcctctcctcttctcaatcCTTCCCTCCTGCCCTGACTGCCACCGTACCGTCGctttgctccctccctcccctctttccccTCGTTCCTGCTCCTCTTAGCACCCGTGTGAGGGTCAGGGTGCTGTGTGGCTGGGTGGGGAGATTATGCGGTGGGGTTCCGTTGGGATTATTGGTGTGTAGACTGGGAGTAGGGTGGGATTAGGGGCCTTGGTCTCCTTTCCCCTGCTGGGAGGTGAGCTAATGAGAGGGCCAGCCTCTTCAGATCAGCCCCCACACACGTTTagtcacagcagcagcagcacggcAGAGACCAGGATTAATGACAAACATCCTGGAGTACTGACGTACATGAGACACACTCCACATGCTCCATTTtcgctgtctgtttgtctgttaaaagagatctctctctctctctgacacacagatGTACTTCCTCCTTCCTACtttttcctcctttcctctccctctctccctatctccctctcgctctcgctctccccccctccccacacacagacAAGCCAGGTCCTCCTATAAATGTGATGGTAACAGATGTGTGGGGCTTCAACGCTGCTCTGGAGTGGAAGCCCCCCAAAGACACAGGCAACACTGATATCACCGGCTACACCATCCAGAAGGCTGACAAGAAGACCCAGGTCTCCAActccctcctctgtctttcctcatctctctctatagCTCTCTCTTTCTATACTGTGTATCCACCTCACCTCTCCTTCTCtgccctcacttccctcatcCTCTGTTCTCAAACATCTGCCTCTATATATCcacatctcctctccttctttttcaACCTCTCTACTTCTCTGTAAACAtcttcctttttctctctctccctccctccctctccctctccctctccttctctctctggtcAGGGTTGGTTCACGGTGTATGAGCACAACCGCCGGCCCAGCTGCACAGTGTCTGACCTTGTCATGGGGAACGAGTACTCCTTCCGTGTGTTCAGTGAGAACATCTGTGGCCTGAGCGATGAGGTGGCCTTCAGCAAGAACACTGCCATCATAGGAAAAACAGGTAATACACTACAATGCTACACCATACTATAGCCCCTGTGCATGCTCACGCAAACACGCGCTCACAATCGCTGCGCAAATGTAGCCTGTCATTACAGCCATAAACAGTGATACACTTTCAAAATGCAAGATATAGAAATAAACTGTGTTTTACACCAGCATTTTGAGATGAAGGTCATTCATAGCTAATAGCAGccaatatcaactagggatatcatgtcacttctctggagtccagagcaagcagGATCATATGGCCTACCTGTATGTATCGGAGGTTGCAGGATCGGATGGAAACCATGGTTAGGGTAAGCACAAGCCTATAGTATGTCAATCtacaatctactatcccccatagtacaaaagttcacctattctattggtcaacttggCCTTCTGTGTGAGAAAGAAATATTCCAAActtagtctgggacagttgtgggatgcgatagatcccaaattaatacaaccactagcatcagaAAACgttttaaaagcaatgaggctgatgcaacagatcagaacgtttagtttaaaatgttgataaactattaggctatttcttcacattataagcgcagcaatgtgcacatgacagtaggctataagcgcaaatgttccaaaatgcaatcaattagcaggaaaacaccattctcaaaagtaaCCGCAAATgagattatgcatgtaatgctttattataaaggtgcatttttatggtgaaaattatcttctccaaacttgaaactcacgcgccccctatgtatgccagttagactCTACACTggttgtaaagtggattaatgtgcttaattttaataagttatttggccactttagttgtatgatacaaaccttatcaaaacatataagcctatgggctaggctacatgaggtgttaaTTTTTAAAAGTTGCATgcgtttcttgccttactgcacacaacctgggcatcattcacaagtatATATCACAAGTGAATATTAAAATTATCAATTAAATCGCCAGGTAGCCTATTGTTCTGGCAAATATGTGTTCGTAGCAGATTGCTAAACTTTATTTTATGTGGATGATTTAAACGTACTATGCTTTTGCCAGGCAAAACCAGAGACATTTTAACAAGTGCTTtctggtcactaatctggatATACACCCACCTTTGTGTGTCAAtgctgatgactggtcattggtcaacagtAAAGACGCGCAACTTTTTGGTTCTGAAGCATAGATAAGATGTTTTTGAGACAACAATTTGGTGCAATACCGTAGGCCTATGTTAGTAACCATTTTGAAATATAAAATTACAAATGGTATGTAGCTGATTTAAAatatgtgtgattttttttttttcacattcAGTTTCAAACTCGTGACCCCCCAAAACCTTCTCGCGACCCCCCGGGGTTTCGGGACCCCCAGTTTGAGAACCActgtactacactacactacaccatactaTACCAAATGTAGTATGTAGTTATAATAGGGTAACATGATataccatgtggtcctctgtagctcagttgataaagCTAAAGCATGccgcttgtaatgccaggatagtgggttcgattcctgggaccccccaaacgtaaaatgtatgcacggatgactgtaagtccctttggataaaagcacctgctaaatggcatttattattattattattattattattattattattattattattattattatatagcctGCTAAACACAGCCATCACAGTCCCCATCCATATCCACCCCCCTCCCTCAGATCTGGAGTACAACAAACCAGCCTTCAAAGAGAAGGACATGAGAGGCTCCCCCAAGTTTACAGCTCCCCTAGTGGACAGGTGTGTCGTTGCAGGCTACAGTACTGCCATCAGCTGTGCTGTCCGGGCCTACCCTAAGGTGAGGATGTGTGCGGGGGGGTGTTTAAGTGTGTTTGTAATTAGGTGTGTGTTGGGAGAGCGAGAACTAAAAGCTGTTTGAAGGTGCGTTTGTGTGTCACaagctatgtttccattaacttgtccagtgattttttttgacattttgaaagtttgcatagaaaatagatgcgaCAATTGCCTGCTAGGGTGCGTTTCCATTTAACTATCTTGTGTCGATAAAATGTTAGGTGTGACGTAATGATGTCACACCTAAAATACAAATGTAGTGGTTGAAatgtttccattacccatttaggcaaattTCACATTAATAAATTGGCAACAGCCTgaatgccctcccacctatctgtttcatgttTCAGGTAGCCCGCgactaatacagtgcattcggaacgtattcagaccccttcacttttttccacattttgttacattacagccttattctaaaattgattaaattgtttcttcccctcctcaatctacacacaataccccataatgacaaagcaaaaacaggtttttagacatttttaaacatttattaaaaataaaaaacggaaatatcacatttacagaagtattcagaccctttactcagtactttgttgaagcacctttggcagtgattacagcctcgaatcttctagggtatgacgctacaagcttggcacacctgtatttggggagtttctcccattcttctctgcagatcctttcaagctctgtcaggttgaatggggagcgtcgctgcacagctatattcaggtctctccaaagatgttcgatcgggttcaagtccgggatctggcttggccactcaaggacattgagagatttgtcccgaagccactcctgcgtagtcttggctgtgtgcttagggtcgttgtcctgttggaaggtgaaccttcgccccagtctgaggtcctgagtgctctggagcaggttttcatcaaggatctctctgtactttgctccgttcatctttccctcgatcctgacttgtctcccagtccctgccgctgaaaaacatccccacagcatgatgctgccaccaccatgcttcaccgtagggatggtgccaggtttcctccagacgtgacgcttggcattcaggccaaagagttcaatcttggtttcatcagaccagataatcttgtttctcatggtctgagagtcctttaggtgccttttggcaaaccccaagcgggcagtcatgtgtcttttactgaggagttgcttccttctggccactctaccataaaggcctgattggtggagtgctgcagagatggttgtccttctggaaggttctcccatctccacagaggaactctggagctctgtcagagtgaccatcgggttcttggtcacctccctgaccaagtcccttctcccccgattgctcagtttggccgggcggccagctctaggaagagtcttggtggttccaaacttcttccatttaagaatgatggaggccactgtgttcttggggaccttcaatgctgcagaaatgttttggtacccttccacagatctgtgcctcgacacaatcctgtctcggagctctacggacaattccatcgacctcatggcttggtttttgctctgacatgcactgtcaactgtgggaccttatatagacaggtgtgtgcctttacaaattatgtccaatcaattgaatttaccacaggtggactccaatcaagttgtagtgtggtgggtgatttgaaggagtcaggcgcaggagggtaaatcacagaatacagagtttattccggaatacagagttacgcaggatagcgtcaaacagtccagtgcgcaaaacaggcgcactggagcaaaacaggcacacagggaaaatataccccggcaatacaaaacaCACGAAGCTCAACCAACCTTCTCTCTCCTCACATGAatcaatcacccacaaggacaagggggcagagggaacacttatacacatactaatgaggggatatgaaccaggtgtgtgtaatagacaagacaaaacaaatggaatgatgagatgagatgtggctagaaggccggtgattacgaacgccgaagcctgcccgaacaaggagaagaagTCGTGacgtggaaacatctcaaggatgaccaatggaaacaggatgcacctgagctcattttcgagtctcatagcaaagagtctgaatacttatgtaaataaggtttttcagttttttctaaaaacctgttttcgctttgtcattatggggtattgtgtgtacattgatgaggattattatttttttaaatcaattttagaataaggctgtaacgtaacaaaatgtgtaagaagtaaaggggtctgaatactttccgaaggcactgtatttgccatattctaataattatcATATGCCAACGTATTGCCATGgtccgtgccatggtgaaacttgcactcctgtagatctgaaataattggatggtgaaacttgccagAAAAGCAAGGCTAAGCAATTCAGGAATTcctgaaagtcaggacaatccaTGTGTtgcaaataaacattatttttgtacactgaacaaaaatataaacacaactgagctgcagttcatataaggaaatcagtcaattgaaatgaattcattatgccctaatctatggatttcacatgactgggaatacagatatgcatcagataccttaaaaaaaaaaagtaggggcgtggttcagaaaaccaatcagtatctggtgtgaccaccatttacctcatgcagtgcgacacatctcattcacatagagttgatcaggctgttgattttggcctgtggaatgttgtcccactcctcttcaatggctgtgtgaagttgctggttTTTGGCGGGAagtggaacacgctgttgtacacgtcgatccagagcatcccaaacatgctcaatgggtgacatgtctggggagtatgcaggccatggaagaacttaaACATTTTCacacttccaggaattgtgtacagatccttgcgacatggggtcgtgcattatcatgctgaaacttgaggtgatggcggtggatgaatggcacgacaatgggcctcaggatctcatcccggtatctctttgcattcaaattgccatcgataaaatgcagttgtgtttgttgtccgtagcttatgcctgcccatacaataaccccaccgccaccatggggcactctgttcacaacgttgacatcagctcgcccacacgacaccatacacgctgtctgccatctgcccggtacagttgaaaccgggattcatccgtgaatagcactcgaaggtgagcatttgcccactgaactcggttacgacgccgaactgcaggcaggtcaagaccctggtgtggacgacgagcacgcagatgagcttccctaagacagtttctgacagtttgtgcagaaattcttcggttgtacaaacccacagtttcatcagctgttcgggtggctggtctcagactatcccgcaggggaagaagcctgatgtggatgtcctgggctggtctaaaacaactttggaggcagcttatggtagagaaattaacattccattttctgccaacagctctggtggacattcctgcagtcagcatgccacttgcacactccctcaaaacttgagacatctgtggcattgtgttgtgacaaaactgcacattttttagtgtccttttattgtcccaagcacaaggtccacctgtgtaatgatcatgctgtttaatcagcttcttgatataccacacctgtcagctggatggattatcttggcaaatgagaaatgctcactaacagggatgtaaacaaatctgtgcacTAAATATGagctaaataagctttttgtgcatatggaaaatttctgggatcttttatttcagatcatgaaacatgggaccaacactttacacgttgcatttatatttttgttcagtgtagttgaaaAAATGTATATTGTAAGCAGTATACATATaattaaatgtggagtggagctttataGTTACACTATGACATCATGTGCCCCGCGTTCCTTCAAAATGATTCGGCAATCATCATTTATTAAAAAAACACAGTATCCATCGTCATTTGTCGCAAtaaagaatgtttaaaaaaatgaaaaatccACCCGTCAAATGGATAGAACTGTTGTCgatctttagaaaatgtctcctatatctgccgtttccattacacaCGACATTGCTTTTGTCTAATAAACCGGGGTCAATGGAAAATTGCCTAATGAGTGGGTGATTATATTTCAAGGCCAAATGTTGCCCCAATTaaattccctccctcctctcttaaccccccctcttccccctctcttcacCTCAGGCTAAGATTGTGTGGATGAAGAATAAGATGATCATTGGGGAGGATCCTAAATTCTTGATGCAGAACAACCAGGGGGTGTTGACCCTGAACATCAGGAAGCCCGGCCAGTTTGACGGGGGCAAGTACTCCTGTAAGGCCATCAACGACCTGGGGGAGGACGAGGTGGAGTGCAGGCTGGAAGTCCGaggtactgacacacacacactgtcatgcATGCACAGATAgatgtgcacaaacacacacacacactacaactcCTATCATGCTCAGCCTGAGACATACTTTTATTGGCAGTCAATAGTTGTCTAACTAATCATCAGTTATCATCAGTTAAACCCATTATTACAAAGCTGGTCATGTATTCACGATCTATGACTTATGATTATCGCTTGTTGGGAACACTGATAGTATGTCGTTTTTCCTAACAAGATTAAATGTAGAGATTGTGCGTG
This genomic window contains:
- the LOC121568909 gene encoding myosin-binding protein C, fast-type-like isoform X18, with protein sequence MPEAKKPAAKTDKAAAAPADKEAQPAPEEGSEGGDELLSDSEELPDDETVPGGQSELTGLFVERPESTTVIKGKNVTFVAKVDSSDLLRKPNMKWLKGKWLDLGSKAGKHVQFKEAYDRNSKVYTYEMSIIKVVEGDAGGYRCEVTSKDKCDSCTFEVTVEAVQEEQPANILDAFKRSGIKGAKKGGDAGEDAGDLDFSALLKKREKKARDEPKEEVDVWEILKDAKPCDYEKIAFDYGITDLRGLLKRLKKMKKVEPKKSDAFLKKLEQCYSVDKGKRTQMHVELHDPNTQVKWLKNGVEIKPSAKYVFECVGNKRTLTINKCNLSDDAAYECVVGEEKSFTEVFVKEPPVTITKLLDDVHVVVGEKVEFECEVSEEGANVKWMKDGVELTKDGKYRIKKDGKKHTLVISEATIEDIGMYYVYTNGGESKGELEVEAKELEVLQSIADLSVKACEQAVFKCEVSDEKVVGKWFKDGVEVKPGNRIKMSHIGRIHKLTIDDVKPQDEGNYTFVPEGYALSLSAKLNFIEIKIDYVPRQDPPKIHLDTSSTGSKNTIVVVAGNKLRLDVEITGEPVPTVCWMKGDTVISEAEGRVRVETRTTLSSFVIEGAERPDEGRYSIIVTNPAGEDRAELTIKIVDVPNPPENVKCMGVGEDTATITWDPPKFDGGSPVKGYLMERKKQGSSRWTKLNFEVFESTTYEAKKMIEGVFYEMRVFAVNGIGISQPSGNSKPFMPIAPTSEPTRLTVEDVTDSTCALKWRPPERVGAGGVDGYIIEWCKEGEDNWVVANKEPVDKNTYRVKGLPTGEKLLFRVVAMNIAGRSPPCTLKQSVTIREIMEYPKIRLPRQLRTKFIRKVGEKINLVIPFQGKPRPVVNWLKDGEPLENKSVGIRTSDFDTILFIRSAERDHSGKYTLSVQIDNMQDKADIHIQVVDKPGPPINVMVTDVWGFNAALEWKPPKDTGNTDITGYTIQKADKKTQGWFTVYEHNRRPSCTVSDLVMGNEYSFRVFSENICGLSDEVAFSKNTAIIGKTDLEYNKPAFKEKDMRGSPKFTAPLVDRCVVAGYSTAISCAVRAYPKAKIVWMKNKMIIGEDPKFLMQNNQGVLTLNIRKPGQFDGGKYSCKAINDLGEDEVECRLEVRVLQEKKGDEEKK
- the LOC121568909 gene encoding myosin-binding protein C, fast-type-like isoform X22, which translates into the protein MPEAKKPAAKTDKAAAAPADKEGSEGGDELLSDSEELPDDETVPGGQSELTGLFVERPESTTVIKGKNVTFVAKVDSSDLLRKPNMKWLKGKWLDLGSKAGKHVQFKEAYDRNSKVYTYEMSIIKVVEGDAGGYRCEVTSKDKCDSCTFEVTVEAVQEEQPANILDAFKRSGIKGAKKGGDAGEDAGDLDFSALLKKREKKARDEPKEEVDVWEILKDAKPCDYEKIAFDYGITDLRGLLKRLKKMKKVEPKKSDAFLKKLEQCYSVDKGKRTQMHVELHDPNTQVKWLKNGVEIKPSAKYVFECVGNKRTLTINKCNLSDDAAYECVVGEEKSFTEVFVKEPPVTITKLLDDVHVVVGEKVEFECEVSEEGANVKWMKDGVELTKDGKYRIKKDGKKHTLVISEATIEDIGMYYVYTNGGESKGELEVEAKELEVLQSIADLSVKACEQAVFKCEVSDEKVVGKWFKDGVEVKPGNRIKMSHIGRIHKLTIDDVKPQDEGNYTFVPEGYALSLSAKLNFIEIKIDYVPRQDPPKIHLDTSSTGSKNTIVVVAGNKLRLDVEITGEPVPTVCWMKGDTVISEAEGRVRVETRTTLSSFVIEGAERPDEGRYSIIVTNPAGEDRAELTIKIVDVPNPPENVKCMGVGEDTATITWDPPKFDGGSPVKGYLMERKKQGSSRWTKLNFEVFESTTYEAKKMIEGVFYEMRVFAVNGIGISQPSGNSKPFMPIAPTSEPTRLTVEDVTDSTCALKWRPPERVGAGGVDGYIIEWCKEGEDNWVVANKEPVDKNTYRVKGLPTGEKLLFRVVAMNIAGRSPPCTLKQSVTIREIMEYPKIRLPRQLRTKFIRKVGEKINLVIPFQGKPRPVVNWLKDGEPLENKSVGIRTSDFDTILFIRSAERDHSGKYTLSVQIDNMQDKADIHIQVVDKPGPPINVMVTDVWGFNAALEWKPPKDTGNTDITGYTIQKADKKTQGWFTVYEHNRRPSCTVSDLVMGNEYSFRVFSENICGLSDEVAFSKNTAIIGKTDLEYNKPAFKEKDMRGSPKFTAPLVDRCVVAGYSTAISCAVRAYPKAKIVWMKNKMIIGEDPKFLMQNNQGVLTLNIRKPGQFDGGKYSCKAINDLGEDEVECRLEVRVLQEKKGDEEKK